The DNA window TCCCCGCCGACGTGCAGGAGCTGGAATACATCCCGCCTGCGCACGCCTTCAAGATGGTGCCGTCCAGCCTGGACCTGACGTCGTCCGCGCCCGTGCCGGCCCAGCGGCAGCTGGAGCGGGCGGCCGCAATCCTCAATGCTGGCGAGAAGGTCGCCATGTTGATCGGGCAAGGCTCCCGCGGCGCGGCAGCGGAGGTGACCGAGGTCGCCGACCTACTCGGCGCGGGAGTGGCAAAAGCGCTGCTGGGTAAGGACGTCCTGTCCGATGAGCACACTTGGGTTACCGGGTCGATCGGTCTGCTCGGCACCCGCCCGTCGTATGAGCTGATGACCGGCTGTGACACCTTGCTGGTGGTCGGCTCCAACTTCCCGTACAGCCAGTTCCTGCCGGCCTACGACCAGGCTCGGGCGATCCAAATCGATCACGACCCGACGATGCTGGGTTTGCGATACCCGTTCGAGGTGAACCTGGTTGGCGACTCCACGCAGACACTTCGTCGGCTGATCCCGCTGCTCCAACGCAAGACCGACCGGTCGTGGCGCGAGTCGATCGAGAAGAACGTCACCCGCTGGTGGGAGGTCATGCAGCGCCGCGCCTACACCTCGGCCGATCCGATCAATCCCGAGCTCGTATTCCACGAGCTGTCCCCGCGTCTTCCCATGGAAGTGATCGTGGCGGCCGACTCCGGGTCAGCGGCCAACTGGTATGCCCGGCACCTGCGGTTCCATGCCGGGATGCGCGGCTCCCTGTCCGGCACCCTGGCGACCATGGGTCCCGGCGTGCCCTATGTGATCGGCGCGAAGTTCGGCCACCCGAACCGGCCCTGCATCGCGCTGGTCGGCGACGGCGCCATGCAGATGAACGGACTCAACGAACTGATCACGATCAGCAAGTACTGGCGGGACTGGG is part of the Tenggerimyces flavus genome and encodes:
- a CDS encoding thiamine pyrophosphate-requiring protein — protein: MMTQTVGDEILARLRQWGVDHVFGYAGDGINGLLAAWERADNNPRFVQARHEEMAAFEAVGYAKFTSRVGVCTATSGPGAIHLLNGLYDAKLDHVPVVALVGQTARSAMGGSYQQEVDLLTLYKDVANAYCQMVTVPEQLPNVLDRAIRIAASRQTVTAVIIPADVQELEYIPPAHAFKMVPSSLDLTSSAPVPAQRQLERAAAILNAGEKVAMLIGQGSRGAAAEVTEVADLLGAGVAKALLGKDVLSDEHTWVTGSIGLLGTRPSYELMTGCDTLLVVGSNFPYSQFLPAYDQARAIQIDHDPTMLGLRYPFEVNLVGDSTQTLRRLIPLLQRKTDRSWRESIEKNVTRWWEVMQRRAYTSADPINPELVFHELSPRLPMEVIVAADSGSAANWYARHLRFHAGMRGSLSGTLATMGPGVPYVIGAKFGHPNRPCIALVGDGAMQMNGLNELITISKYWRDWADPRMVIAVLHNNDLNQVTWELRAMGGSPQFLPSQQLPDFPYADFARSIGLHGVLASKPDEVVPAWQEALAADRPCVVEFLTDPAVPPIPPHATWDQIGNALESIVRGDSDRVDVVKEGLKSKIQEFLPGTKDPSP